A single region of the Glycine max cultivar Williams 82 chromosome 20, Glycine_max_v4.0, whole genome shotgun sequence genome encodes:
- the LOC100804185 gene encoding SAC3 family protein A isoform X2, which produces MANEGSNAETLAPAEPHLFENRHVDANQHHPTSYVPTTTGSEAAPWTVHSSTGNGVYSNPTYQYDQHPQPPGRSIQDCQNVSSVAGNSSNLGTANVTQDYNAYASYPSSSNPYGYGSMGYSGYYNNYQQQPNHTYSQPVGAYQNTGAPYQPISSFQNTGSYAGSASYSSTYYNPADYQTTGGYQNSSGYGNQATMWNSGSYSSHPYTNYTPDSGGSYSSGTATTSVQYQQQYKQWADYYNQTEVSCAPGTENLSVTSSSTLDCPIPAVTSGYATPNSQPPQSYPPFWRQESSSSSIPSFQPATVNSGDRDGYWKHGAQSSQIQQTNPIQPNYQSPLDLKSSYDKFQDQQKTVSSQGTNLYLPPPPPPPLPSQLVNLAPVQSVSSPDAKRVSKLQIPTNPRIASNLTFGQPKAEKDSSTTSSAPKPVYIAVSLPKPSEKISSNDAANSILKPGMFPKSLRGYVERALARCKDDKQMVACQAVMKEIITKATADGTLNTRNWDMEPLFPMPDADVINKDSMSLAQDSLLPKFKKSPRRSKSRWEPMPEEKPVDNPMLISNDTVKYSNWVPNEKDRKVAVENKESKDGLRNTKFSPLLQRLSSKALQRPFKKQRLTDASIASENGDASSDSDKEQSLTAYYSAAMVFSDTPEERKRRENRSKRFDLGQGRRTENNHSRKKHAGGGSFYNRRASALVLSKSFDDGASKAVEDIDWDALTVKGTCQEIEKRYLRLTSAPDPATVRPEEVLEKALLMIQNSQKNYLYKCDQLKSIRQDLTVQRIRNQLTVKVYETHARLALEFGDLFEYNQCQSQLQTLYAEGIEGSDMEFAAYNLLCVIMHSNNNRDLVSSMARLSHEAKKDEAVKHALAVRAAVTSGNYIAFFRLYKAAPNLNTCLMDLYVEKMRYKAVNCMCRSYRPTLPVSYISQVLGFSTGVATNGVSDERETDALEECSEWLKAHGASIITDNNGDMLLDTKVSSSNLFVPEPEDAVAHGDANLAVDDFLARAPL; this is translated from the exons ATGGCCAACGAAGGAAGTAATGCCGAGACCTTAGCTCCTGCGGAGCCACATCTGTTCGAG AATCGGCATGTTGATGCTAACCAACATCATCCAACTTCCTATGTTCCCACTACAACTGGGTCTGAAGCTGCGCCATGGACTGTTCATAGCTCTACAGGAAATGGAGTTTATTCTAATCCAACCTACCAGTATGATCAGCATCCACAGCCACCTGGAAGAAGCATTCAAGATTGTCAAAATGTATCATCAGTTGCTGGTAATTCATCAAATTTGGGAACAGCTAATGTAACCCAAGATTACAATGCTTACGCATCATACCCAAGTTCTTCTAATCCATATGGTTATGGCAGCATGGGATACTCAGGCTACTATAACAACTATCAGCAGCAACCTAATCATACCTATTCACAGCCTGTAGGAGCATATCAAAACACAGGTGCTCCTTATCAGCCTATTTCCTCCTTTCAGAATACCGGGTCTTATGCTGGATCCGCAAGTTATTCAAGCACTTATTACAATCCTGCTGATTATCAGACTACCGGAGGTTACCAAAACAGCAGCGGATATGGAAATCAAGCAACTATGTGGAACAGTGGCAGTTATTCTTCTCATCCATATACTAACTACACCCCAGATTCCGGTGGTTCTTATAGTTCTGGTACTGCCACTACTTCAGTGCAGTATCAGCAACAATACAAACAGTGGGCAGATTACTACAATCAAACAGAAGTCAGCTGTGCACCAGGGACAGAGAACTTATCTGTCACAAGTTCATCTACTTTGGATTGTCCTATTCCTGCAGTTACTAGTGGTTATGCGACTCCAAATAGCCAGCCTCCACAATCATATCCACCATTTTGGAGGCAAGAGTCCAGTTCTTCTTCCATACCTTCTTTTCAG CCTGCCACAGTAAATAGTGGTGATCGTGATGGTTACTGGAAACATGGAGCCCAAAGTTCTCAGATACAACAAACTAATCCTATTCAACCAAACTATCAAAGTCCTTTGGATTTAAAATCTTCTTATGATAAATTTCAGGATCAACAGAAGACTGTATCTTCTCAAGGAACCAATTTGTACCTTCCTccaccaccgccaccacctctccCCTCTCAACTGGTGAATCTGGCACCTGTACAAAGTGTTTCGTCTCCAGATGCAAAACGGGTAAGCAAACTTCAAATTCCTACAAATCCTCGAATTGCTTCAAATTTGACATTTGGACAGCCCAAAGCCGAAAAAGATAGCTCTACAACCAGTTCAGCACCAAAACCTGTGTATATTGCTGTTTCGTTGCCAAAGCCAAGTGAGAAAATATCATCTAATGATGCTGCTAATTCTATACTTAAG CCTGGTATGTTTCCCAAGTCTTTACGTGGCTATGTTGAAAGAGCTTTGGCACGTTGTAAAGATGATAAGCAAATGGTCGCATGTCAGGCTGTCATGAAGGAG ATAATCACTAAGGCAACGGCTGATGGTACTCTCAACACACGAAATTGGGATATGGAACCACTTTTCCCAATGCCAGATGCTGATGTGATCAATAAAGA TTCAATGTCGTTAGCCCAGGATTCTTTATTgccaaagtttaaaaaaagtcCTAGACGATCTAAAAGTAGGTGGGAGCCAATGCCAGAGGAGAAGCCAGTTGACAATCCAATGTTAATCAGTAATGATACTGTAAAATACAGTAATTGGGTACCTAATGAAAAGGACAGAAAG GTGGCAGTGGAAAACAAAGAAAGCAAGGATGGGTTGAGGAATACTAAATTTTCTCCATTACTGCAGAGATTATCTAGTAAGGCTCTTCAAAGGCCATTTAAGAAGCAGCGTCTTACAGATGCTTCTATTGCTTCTGAAAATGGTGATGCATCTAGTGATAGCGACAAGGAACAAAGTTTGACGGCATATTATTCTGCTGCAATGGTTTTTAGTGATACACCAGAGGAAAGGAAGAGACGTGAAAACCGTTCCAAGCGATTTGATTTAGGACAAGGGCGTCGAACAGAAAATAATCACTCAAGGAAAAAACATGCCGGGGGTGGAAGCTTTTACAATAGAAGGGCTAGTGCCTTGGTGCTGAGCAAAAGCTTTGACGATGGTGCCAGCAAAGCTGTTGAGGATATTGACTGGGATGCTCTAACTGTGAAGGGTACTTGCCAGGAAATTGAAAAGCGCTACCTTCGCCTAACTTCTGCACCTGATCCTGCCACT GTAAGACCTGAAGAGGTTCTTGAAAAAGCACTATTGATGATTCAAAATTCCCAGAAGAATTACCTCTATAAATGTGACCAGTTAAAGTCTATTCGCCAAGACCTAACTGTTCAACGAATACGCAATCAATTAACAGTCAAG GTGTATGAAACACATGCCCGATTGGCACTGGAATTTGGGGACCTGTTTGAGTATAATCAG TGCCAATCTCAGTTGCAAACTCTTTATGCCGAAGGCATTGAGGGGTCTGATATGGAATTTGCCGCTTACAACTTGCTTTGTGTCATAATGCATTCAAATAATAACAGAGATCTTGTATCATCAATGGCAAG GTTATCTCACGAAGCAAAGAAGGATGAAGCTGTAAAACATGCCCTTGCCGTTCGTGCTGCTGTAACTTCAGGAAATTATATTGCATTCTTTAGACTGTACAAAGCAGCTCCTAACTTAAACACCTGCCTTATGG ATCTCTATGTTGAAAAGATGCGCTATAAGGCTGTGAACTGCATGTGCCGGTCATATCGTCCAACTCTACCTGTTTCATACATTTCTCAGGTTCTTGGGTTTTCAACTGGCGTGGCCACAAATGGAGTGAGCGATGAGAGAGAGACAGATGCATTGGAAGAGTGTTCAGAATGGTTGAAAGCACATGGGGCCAGCATAATTACTGATAACAACGGAGATATGCTGCTAGATACAAAA GTTTCATCATCTAATCTGTTTGTGCCAGAGCCAGAGGATGCTGTTGCCCACGGAGATGCCAATCTTGCTGTTGATGACTTTTTAGCAAGAGCGCCTTTATAG
- the LOC100804185 gene encoding SAC3 family protein A isoform X3 — translation MGYSGYYNNYQQQPNHTYSQPVGAYQNTGAPYQPISSFQNTGSYAGSASYSSTYYNPADYQTTGGYQNSSGYGNQATMWNSGSYSSHPYTNYTPDSGGSYSSGTATTSVQYQQQYKQWADYYNQTEVSCAPGTENLSVTSSSTLDCPIPAVTSGYATPNSQPPQSYPPFWRQESSSSSIPSFQPATVNSGDRDGYWKHGAQSSQIQQTNPIQPNYQSPLDLKSSYDKFQDQQKTVSSQGTNLYLPPPPPPPLPSQLVNLAPVQSVSSPDAKRVSKLQIPTNPRIASNLTFGQPKAEKDSSTTSSAPKPVYIAVSLPKPSEKISSNDAANSILKPGMFPKSLRGYVERALARCKDDKQMVACQAVMKEIITKATADGTLNTRNWDMEPLFPMPDADVINKDSSMSLAQDSLLPKFKKSPRRSKSRWEPMPEEKPVDNPMLISNDTVKYSNWVPNEKDRKVAVENKESKDGLRNTKFSPLLQRLSSKALQRPFKKQRLTDASIASENGDASSDSDKEQSLTAYYSAAMVFSDTPEERKRRENRSKRFDLGQGRRTENNHSRKKHAGGGSFYNRRASALVLSKSFDDGASKAVEDIDWDALTVKGTCQEIEKRYLRLTSAPDPATVRPEEVLEKALLMIQNSQKNYLYKCDQLKSIRQDLTVQRIRNQLTVKVYETHARLALEFGDLFEYNQCQSQLQTLYAEGIEGSDMEFAAYNLLCVIMHSNNNRDLVSSMARLSHEAKKDEAVKHALAVRAAVTSGNYIAFFRLYKAAPNLNTCLMDLYVEKMRYKAVNCMCRSYRPTLPVSYISQVLGFSTGVATNGVSDERETDALEECSEWLKAHGASIITDNNGDMLLDTKVSSSNLFVPEPEDAVAHGDANLAVDDFLARAPL, via the exons ATGGGATACTCAGGCTACTATAACAACTATCAGCAGCAACCTAATCATACCTATTCACAGCCTGTAGGAGCATATCAAAACACAGGTGCTCCTTATCAGCCTATTTCCTCCTTTCAGAATACCGGGTCTTATGCTGGATCCGCAAGTTATTCAAGCACTTATTACAATCCTGCTGATTATCAGACTACCGGAGGTTACCAAAACAGCAGCGGATATGGAAATCAAGCAACTATGTGGAACAGTGGCAGTTATTCTTCTCATCCATATACTAACTACACCCCAGATTCCGGTGGTTCTTATAGTTCTGGTACTGCCACTACTTCAGTGCAGTATCAGCAACAATACAAACAGTGGGCAGATTACTACAATCAAACAGAAGTCAGCTGTGCACCAGGGACAGAGAACTTATCTGTCACAAGTTCATCTACTTTGGATTGTCCTATTCCTGCAGTTACTAGTGGTTATGCGACTCCAAATAGCCAGCCTCCACAATCATATCCACCATTTTGGAGGCAAGAGTCCAGTTCTTCTTCCATACCTTCTTTTCAG CCTGCCACAGTAAATAGTGGTGATCGTGATGGTTACTGGAAACATGGAGCCCAAAGTTCTCAGATACAACAAACTAATCCTATTCAACCAAACTATCAAAGTCCTTTGGATTTAAAATCTTCTTATGATAAATTTCAGGATCAACAGAAGACTGTATCTTCTCAAGGAACCAATTTGTACCTTCCTccaccaccgccaccacctctccCCTCTCAACTGGTGAATCTGGCACCTGTACAAAGTGTTTCGTCTCCAGATGCAAAACGGGTAAGCAAACTTCAAATTCCTACAAATCCTCGAATTGCTTCAAATTTGACATTTGGACAGCCCAAAGCCGAAAAAGATAGCTCTACAACCAGTTCAGCACCAAAACCTGTGTATATTGCTGTTTCGTTGCCAAAGCCAAGTGAGAAAATATCATCTAATGATGCTGCTAATTCTATACTTAAG CCTGGTATGTTTCCCAAGTCTTTACGTGGCTATGTTGAAAGAGCTTTGGCACGTTGTAAAGATGATAAGCAAATGGTCGCATGTCAGGCTGTCATGAAGGAG ATAATCACTAAGGCAACGGCTGATGGTACTCTCAACACACGAAATTGGGATATGGAACCACTTTTCCCAATGCCAGATGCTGATGTGATCAATAAAGA TAGTTCAATGTCGTTAGCCCAGGATTCTTTATTgccaaagtttaaaaaaagtcCTAGACGATCTAAAAGTAGGTGGGAGCCAATGCCAGAGGAGAAGCCAGTTGACAATCCAATGTTAATCAGTAATGATACTGTAAAATACAGTAATTGGGTACCTAATGAAAAGGACAGAAAG GTGGCAGTGGAAAACAAAGAAAGCAAGGATGGGTTGAGGAATACTAAATTTTCTCCATTACTGCAGAGATTATCTAGTAAGGCTCTTCAAAGGCCATTTAAGAAGCAGCGTCTTACAGATGCTTCTATTGCTTCTGAAAATGGTGATGCATCTAGTGATAGCGACAAGGAACAAAGTTTGACGGCATATTATTCTGCTGCAATGGTTTTTAGTGATACACCAGAGGAAAGGAAGAGACGTGAAAACCGTTCCAAGCGATTTGATTTAGGACAAGGGCGTCGAACAGAAAATAATCACTCAAGGAAAAAACATGCCGGGGGTGGAAGCTTTTACAATAGAAGGGCTAGTGCCTTGGTGCTGAGCAAAAGCTTTGACGATGGTGCCAGCAAAGCTGTTGAGGATATTGACTGGGATGCTCTAACTGTGAAGGGTACTTGCCAGGAAATTGAAAAGCGCTACCTTCGCCTAACTTCTGCACCTGATCCTGCCACT GTAAGACCTGAAGAGGTTCTTGAAAAAGCACTATTGATGATTCAAAATTCCCAGAAGAATTACCTCTATAAATGTGACCAGTTAAAGTCTATTCGCCAAGACCTAACTGTTCAACGAATACGCAATCAATTAACAGTCAAG GTGTATGAAACACATGCCCGATTGGCACTGGAATTTGGGGACCTGTTTGAGTATAATCAG TGCCAATCTCAGTTGCAAACTCTTTATGCCGAAGGCATTGAGGGGTCTGATATGGAATTTGCCGCTTACAACTTGCTTTGTGTCATAATGCATTCAAATAATAACAGAGATCTTGTATCATCAATGGCAAG GTTATCTCACGAAGCAAAGAAGGATGAAGCTGTAAAACATGCCCTTGCCGTTCGTGCTGCTGTAACTTCAGGAAATTATATTGCATTCTTTAGACTGTACAAAGCAGCTCCTAACTTAAACACCTGCCTTATGG ATCTCTATGTTGAAAAGATGCGCTATAAGGCTGTGAACTGCATGTGCCGGTCATATCGTCCAACTCTACCTGTTTCATACATTTCTCAGGTTCTTGGGTTTTCAACTGGCGTGGCCACAAATGGAGTGAGCGATGAGAGAGAGACAGATGCATTGGAAGAGTGTTCAGAATGGTTGAAAGCACATGGGGCCAGCATAATTACTGATAACAACGGAGATATGCTGCTAGATACAAAA GTTTCATCATCTAATCTGTTTGTGCCAGAGCCAGAGGATGCTGTTGCCCACGGAGATGCCAATCTTGCTGTTGATGACTTTTTAGCAAGAGCGCCTTTATAG
- the LOC100804185 gene encoding SAC3 family protein A isoform X4 — protein sequence MWNSGSYSSHPYTNYTPDSGGSYSSGTATTSVQYQQQYKQWADYYNQTEVSCAPGTENLSVTSSSTLDCPIPAVTSGYATPNSQPPQSYPPFWRQESSSSSIPSFQPATVNSGDRDGYWKHGAQSSQIQQTNPIQPNYQSPLDLKSSYDKFQDQQKTVSSQGTNLYLPPPPPPPLPSQLVNLAPVQSVSSPDAKRVSKLQIPTNPRIASNLTFGQPKAEKDSSTTSSAPKPVYIAVSLPKPSEKISSNDAANSILKPGMFPKSLRGYVERALARCKDDKQMVACQAVMKEIITKATADGTLNTRNWDMEPLFPMPDADVINKDSSMSLAQDSLLPKFKKSPRRSKSRWEPMPEEKPVDNPMLISNDTVKYSNWVPNEKDRKVAVENKESKDGLRNTKFSPLLQRLSSKALQRPFKKQRLTDASIASENGDASSDSDKEQSLTAYYSAAMVFSDTPEERKRRENRSKRFDLGQGRRTENNHSRKKHAGGGSFYNRRASALVLSKSFDDGASKAVEDIDWDALTVKGTCQEIEKRYLRLTSAPDPATVRPEEVLEKALLMIQNSQKNYLYKCDQLKSIRQDLTVQRIRNQLTVKVYETHARLALEFGDLFEYNQCQSQLQTLYAEGIEGSDMEFAAYNLLCVIMHSNNNRDLVSSMARLSHEAKKDEAVKHALAVRAAVTSGNYIAFFRLYKAAPNLNTCLMDLYVEKMRYKAVNCMCRSYRPTLPVSYISQVLGFSTGVATNGVSDERETDALEECSEWLKAHGASIITDNNGDMLLDTKVSSSNLFVPEPEDAVAHGDANLAVDDFLARAPL from the exons ATGTGGAACAGTGGCAGTTATTCTTCTCATCCATATACTAACTACACCCCAGATTCCGGTGGTTCTTATAGTTCTGGTACTGCCACTACTTCAGTGCAGTATCAGCAACAATACAAACAGTGGGCAGATTACTACAATCAAACAGAAGTCAGCTGTGCACCAGGGACAGAGAACTTATCTGTCACAAGTTCATCTACTTTGGATTGTCCTATTCCTGCAGTTACTAGTGGTTATGCGACTCCAAATAGCCAGCCTCCACAATCATATCCACCATTTTGGAGGCAAGAGTCCAGTTCTTCTTCCATACCTTCTTTTCAG CCTGCCACAGTAAATAGTGGTGATCGTGATGGTTACTGGAAACATGGAGCCCAAAGTTCTCAGATACAACAAACTAATCCTATTCAACCAAACTATCAAAGTCCTTTGGATTTAAAATCTTCTTATGATAAATTTCAGGATCAACAGAAGACTGTATCTTCTCAAGGAACCAATTTGTACCTTCCTccaccaccgccaccacctctccCCTCTCAACTGGTGAATCTGGCACCTGTACAAAGTGTTTCGTCTCCAGATGCAAAACGGGTAAGCAAACTTCAAATTCCTACAAATCCTCGAATTGCTTCAAATTTGACATTTGGACAGCCCAAAGCCGAAAAAGATAGCTCTACAACCAGTTCAGCACCAAAACCTGTGTATATTGCTGTTTCGTTGCCAAAGCCAAGTGAGAAAATATCATCTAATGATGCTGCTAATTCTATACTTAAG CCTGGTATGTTTCCCAAGTCTTTACGTGGCTATGTTGAAAGAGCTTTGGCACGTTGTAAAGATGATAAGCAAATGGTCGCATGTCAGGCTGTCATGAAGGAG ATAATCACTAAGGCAACGGCTGATGGTACTCTCAACACACGAAATTGGGATATGGAACCACTTTTCCCAATGCCAGATGCTGATGTGATCAATAAAGA TAGTTCAATGTCGTTAGCCCAGGATTCTTTATTgccaaagtttaaaaaaagtcCTAGACGATCTAAAAGTAGGTGGGAGCCAATGCCAGAGGAGAAGCCAGTTGACAATCCAATGTTAATCAGTAATGATACTGTAAAATACAGTAATTGGGTACCTAATGAAAAGGACAGAAAG GTGGCAGTGGAAAACAAAGAAAGCAAGGATGGGTTGAGGAATACTAAATTTTCTCCATTACTGCAGAGATTATCTAGTAAGGCTCTTCAAAGGCCATTTAAGAAGCAGCGTCTTACAGATGCTTCTATTGCTTCTGAAAATGGTGATGCATCTAGTGATAGCGACAAGGAACAAAGTTTGACGGCATATTATTCTGCTGCAATGGTTTTTAGTGATACACCAGAGGAAAGGAAGAGACGTGAAAACCGTTCCAAGCGATTTGATTTAGGACAAGGGCGTCGAACAGAAAATAATCACTCAAGGAAAAAACATGCCGGGGGTGGAAGCTTTTACAATAGAAGGGCTAGTGCCTTGGTGCTGAGCAAAAGCTTTGACGATGGTGCCAGCAAAGCTGTTGAGGATATTGACTGGGATGCTCTAACTGTGAAGGGTACTTGCCAGGAAATTGAAAAGCGCTACCTTCGCCTAACTTCTGCACCTGATCCTGCCACT GTAAGACCTGAAGAGGTTCTTGAAAAAGCACTATTGATGATTCAAAATTCCCAGAAGAATTACCTCTATAAATGTGACCAGTTAAAGTCTATTCGCCAAGACCTAACTGTTCAACGAATACGCAATCAATTAACAGTCAAG GTGTATGAAACACATGCCCGATTGGCACTGGAATTTGGGGACCTGTTTGAGTATAATCAG TGCCAATCTCAGTTGCAAACTCTTTATGCCGAAGGCATTGAGGGGTCTGATATGGAATTTGCCGCTTACAACTTGCTTTGTGTCATAATGCATTCAAATAATAACAGAGATCTTGTATCATCAATGGCAAG GTTATCTCACGAAGCAAAGAAGGATGAAGCTGTAAAACATGCCCTTGCCGTTCGTGCTGCTGTAACTTCAGGAAATTATATTGCATTCTTTAGACTGTACAAAGCAGCTCCTAACTTAAACACCTGCCTTATGG ATCTCTATGTTGAAAAGATGCGCTATAAGGCTGTGAACTGCATGTGCCGGTCATATCGTCCAACTCTACCTGTTTCATACATTTCTCAGGTTCTTGGGTTTTCAACTGGCGTGGCCACAAATGGAGTGAGCGATGAGAGAGAGACAGATGCATTGGAAGAGTGTTCAGAATGGTTGAAAGCACATGGGGCCAGCATAATTACTGATAACAACGGAGATATGCTGCTAGATACAAAA GTTTCATCATCTAATCTGTTTGTGCCAGAGCCAGAGGATGCTGTTGCCCACGGAGATGCCAATCTTGCTGTTGATGACTTTTTAGCAAGAGCGCCTTTATAG